Below is a genomic region from Desulfitibacter alkalitolerans DSM 16504.
CAGCGGTGTTGCCGCATCCATCCGTATTGTCAATCCGCAAAAGTTAACCAAAGAAGATTTTATTAGGCATGGTACAGCAACAGAAGAAATGCTTGATTTTTTAAGTATTTGCCTTAGATACGGTTTAAGCATGTGTGTTACTGGTGCAACCAGTTCCGGGAAAACCACTTTGATGAGCTGGCTGTTATCCACCATCCCTGACGATAAGCGTATCTTTACTATAGAAAACGGTACACGGGAATTTAACCTCGTTAAAGAAGATGAAAAGGGTAATATCATCAATAATGTGGTGCATACCGTTACTCGTTACAGTGAGGATAAAAGACAAAATATCGATCAGGAAAAACTTCTTGAAAGTGCATTGACAGCAAATCCGGACTATATATGTGTTGCGGAAATGAAAGGGGATGAATCTTTTGCAGCCCAGGAAGCGGCAAGAACCGGACATGCAGTCATAACAACCACTCATGCAAATAGCTGTGAAGCAACATATTTCAGAATAGTAACGCTATGTAAAATGAAATATGATATTAATGATGATACCTTGTATTCATTGGTTACAGAAGCCTTTCCAATTGTCCTGTTTTCTAAAAAACTTGAAGATAACTCAAGAAAAATAATGGAAATAACAGAGTGTGAAATTATGCCCGATGGAAGAAGGCAGCTTCACACTCTTTTTCGTTTTAATATTAAAGAAAACAAAGCCGTAGATGGAAAGCTAAAGATAATCGGAAATTATAAGAAAGTAAACAACCTATCAAAGAGCCTGCAAAAAAGGCTGCTTGAAAATGGTATGCCTTTAACCATATTAGAGCAGTTACTACTCCAAGAGGAAGGAAAGGAAGGTGAAATGAAGTGACCTTATTAAATCTAATTGCATTCTTAGGGCTTGTGGCAGGTAGCTTTATACTCCTTTCCTTATCACCCTTTGAATTTGCAGAAGCTCTGTCAAAACCCTTTAAAGAGAATAAGAAAACCATAAAATCAAGGGTTAAAGAAGCTATAAATAAGAAGAAGCCAAAAGGGTTGAAACTTCTAGTAAAAGAGACCAAGGAAATTCTAGAAGCTACTGATAAGAGTAATCAGTTTTCAAGCTTATGTATAGCATCTTTTGCTTTATTTATTTTGGGTGTAATGATAGCAATATCCATGAATAACTTCTTTTTAATTCCAGTACTTGCTGGAGGATTTTCGCTCATACCCTTTTGGTATATTAAATTTACAGCTACATTTTACAAGAAACAGTTAAATGCAGAGCTTGAAACAGCACTTTCTGTAATTACTACATCCTATCTAAGAAGTGAAAGTATTATCACAGCAGTTGACGAAAATGTAGCTTATATTAATCCACCGGTTGCAGATGTTTTTAAGAGCTTTTTGACACAAACAAAGCTTATCAATTCAAATATTAAAATGGCTCTGGAAAATTTAAAGCTAAAAATAGATAATGATGTATTCAGGGAATGGGTAGATACTGTTATTGTTTGCCAAGAGGACAAAAACTTAAAAAATACCTTAAATCCAATCGTATCGAAACTTTCAGATATGCGCATTGTGGGAGCGGAGCTGGATTATTTGCTTTATGAGCCCATGAAAGAGTTTATCACCATGACAATACTTCTTGTAGGAAATATTCCACTGATGTATTTCTTGAATAAATCCTGGTATGAAACCTTGATGTATACAGCTATAGGTAAAGCAATACTGGCAATATGTGCCATGGCAATATTTATCTCTTTGGCAGCGGTGATTAAACTGACCAAACCTGTTGAATATCGGAAAGTCCAACAAGATTAAAGGGAATGGAGGTGACAAGGTGTTAGGTATATTAATTGCTTTTATGTGTTTTTTTTCTTTTGGGTCCTATATGGTTATGGCAGATTTAGTGAAACTACCAACCTATCAAGCTTCTAAAGCAATTTTAAATGTAAGCAGACGTCAAAAGAAAAAAGCAAAGAACTTTGATGTATGGGTAATAGATATATCAACGAAGCTAGCTAAATTTATTAAAATCAATGCTTACAAGAAGCGGAAAATGATTACCAGCTTAAAGTCAGCACAGATAAATTTATCCCCGGAAACCTATATAGCAAAAGCCTTTGTGAAAGCAGGTCTTATACTACTGAGTATAATTCCTGCTTTATTAATTTTACCAATAATCAGTCCCATAATATTATTTTTAAGTATTGCGGTATATTTCAAGGAAATAGGAAGGGCAGAAGAAGCTGTT
It encodes:
- a CDS encoding CpaF/VirB11 family protein, producing MNNAAIFFNTGQNIKQFADILQEVQEYISSKYSTLISSNPKEQREQIKSYIAKYLMDYSLGVEGLSFDELVEKLYSEMAEFSFLTKYLFRNDIEEININHWRDIKITYTNGQILPAKEKFNSPSHAIDVIRRLLHKSGMILDNSQPIVRGHLSNKIRITVFGNGIIDEDSGVAASIRIVNPQKLTKEDFIRHGTATEEMLDFLSICLRYGLSMCVTGATSSGKTTLMSWLLSTIPDDKRIFTIENGTREFNLVKEDEKGNIINNVVHTVTRYSEDKRQNIDQEKLLESALTANPDYICVAEMKGDESFAAQEAARTGHAVITTTHANSCEATYFRIVTLCKMKYDINDDTLYSLVTEAFPIVLFSKKLEDNSRKIMEITECEIMPDGRRQLHTLFRFNIKENKAVDGKLKIIGNYKKVNNLSKSLQKRLLENGMPLTILEQLLLQEEGKEGEMK
- a CDS encoding type II secretion system F family protein, which encodes MTLLNLIAFLGLVAGSFILLSLSPFEFAEALSKPFKENKKTIKSRVKEAINKKKPKGLKLLVKETKEILEATDKSNQFSSLCIASFALFILGVMIAISMNNFFLIPVLAGGFSLIPFWYIKFTATFYKKQLNAELETALSVITTSYLRSESIITAVDENVAYINPPVADVFKSFLTQTKLINSNIKMALENLKLKIDNDVFREWVDTVIVCQEDKNLKNTLNPIVSKLSDMRIVGAELDYLLYEPMKEFITMTILLVGNIPLMYFLNKSWYETLMYTAIGKAILAICAMAIFISLAAVIKLTKPVEYRKVQQD